From the Penaeus vannamei isolate JL-2024 unplaced genomic scaffold, ASM4276789v1 unanchor153, whole genome shotgun sequence genome, the window tatgtatgtgtgtgtatatatatatatacatatgcatttatataaatgtatatgtatttatatttatgtatatattcttacacgcacacgcacacacacacacatacacacacacacacacacacacacacacacacacacatatatatatatatatatatatatatatatatatatatatatatatgtatgtatatatatatatgtgtgtgtgtgtgtgtgtgtgtgtgtgtgtgtgtgtgtgtgtgtgtgtgtgtgtgtgtgtgtgtgtgtgtgtgtatgtatacacggtatatgtatatgcatagatcgATAGCCTTTGGCAGTCATACACATGGACGGGTAATTAAGATCACACTTGTTACACTTACCTTGCATCATGTGTCCCGCACCTTCCTGTCTCATTTCCATACAAAAACAACTTTCCCTTATGCTTTTTGAAACTTGTCGCCGCGAGGATGTGACCATAAACTTTTATCgcgtgggggaggcggggagagagagggagagattagcgagagggagagagagggggggggagagggagagagagggggagggagggagggagggagggagggagagagagagtgagagagtgagaaagggaaagaaaaagaaagagagagaaagagaaagaaataaagaaagacagaaagaaaagggagagaaaaaaggcagagagatttgagagagagagagaggtgggagaaaagcgacagagagagaaaaaggagacaccaacccaaccccctaccacccatccctaccccacccatccccccctaccccccaaaaaaacgaaaaaaaaatgagaataaattaaccccacccccccaaaaaaaaaaaaaaaaaaaaaaaaaacagcccccccccctaaaaaaaaaaaaaaaaaaaaaaaaaaaaacacacacacacagcccccactTCCAAGCCAAAGGGAAAGGTCAGCCTCGTCATACACAGCACCTTCCTCCAGCCTAACATTTTGACGAGAGACATTACGTGGGCATTTTACAGCTCATCTGCCAACGGGAATTTTCTAATTTCTCGCACAATGGACCTTTGTACAGTGTTGCCAGACGCTGCtgttcccttcccacccttcgtCAGCGCCTCTACCCTGTATATCTTGAATTAAGATCGTCATCATTGTTTTAATTTGTCTTAATGAGAGTGTGTGTTcggttttttttaatgattttggtTTATTGGAATCAGATTAGGGATATATTATGATTTTTGATTATTTCTCaccattgtctttttttctccttctttattcaaaATAACTTTCTgcaaacagaggaggaagaaatcaaaataaagaaagggggatTTATGTGAATGATAAACTACTTGAGAGTCTCACAGAAGAAGTGTATGATAAAGATTCCTTATGAATCCTTTAATCCTGATCACTTGATTTCCTCCATCTTGATCACTTCAATATCATCCGtcagtgatagagagaaaaaaaaaaggattggttGAGACACACACTCGTattcactcttctcctccccctctctcccccttcttccctcccctcaccctaccctctcctcctgccccctacccGCCTCCCTCCGAAAAACACTTCACCCGGAAAATCCCctttataaaaagagaaaaatcaccGAGGGAATCCTTCCTTAAGCTGGATTACGGGACTGACTGCGGGCGAGTCAGAACAATCTTATTGTCATGTAttttgaggaagaaaaggaggaggaggagaaggagggggaagagggcaagaagaagaggagaaggggagggggaagagggcaagaagaagaggagaaggggaggggaagaaagggcaggggataggaggggagaagagggagaggtgggcaggtaagggggaggggaggaaagggcaggggataggaggggagaagagggagggggatgggcaggtaaggaggagggataagagggccaaggagaggaggggagaagagggaggggggtaggcaggtaaggaggagggataagagggccaaggagaggagggaaggagaggagggggacctTCTTAACTTTCTTGTGGTCTTATGGGTCGGTGCATGAAACTTGATTATTTCTTTATGAGACTTTCTCATCGATAAAACGAAGACGCTCATTGGGTTAATTGATTTAGCGCCGTCTCCCTCCTCGGCTtcggcgggagaggaaggagagggcgatgaaaggggagacaggagagggaaagagaaaaaggggaaatcaCGAATAATGGGATAGATAGACGGGGAGAGGAATCTGAGGAGAAAACGAATGAtgggaataagatagatagacgtagAGAAGAAATCGAATGAtgggaataagatagatagacgtagAGAGGAATCTGAGAAGAAATCGAATGATGggcataagatagatagatacatggacagagagaggaaagataggaatAAAATAGATACATGGACATTGAGAGGAAAACGAATGAtgggaataagatagatagatacatggacattgagaggaaagataggaataagatagatagatacatggacattgagaggaaagataggaataagatagatagatacatggacgtAGAGAGGAatctgaaaagaaaaatagagagaaaaaatgaaagatgggAACGCAGAAAAGCAAAGGATGAGAAGAATAGACAGGAGAGAATGTCCAAggattgagatagagagtgataatCAGCAAGATCGAACGAATAATCATTTATGGAATAAGAGGCAGACCGCCAAAGTGATAATAAAGAACGGAAGGAGAAATGCTataaatagataatcagatagcttaatagatagagagagggagacagacagataaatagacagagagaaagagagagcaaaagacacaAATAACCAAGAAAGTCCACgcagaagcagagagggaaagacacacaAGTCTTCCAATTAAAAGCTGTGTGCCTTGCGCTGCCTAGTTAATCTGGTCCGTTCGCATTCGAGCAGCGGAAAGTCTAAcgaagagaggagtggaaagcCGTTGTCCCTTAGCCGACGGGGATCCGGAGGTCCTTTGACACTTGTGCAAAGTTAATGCGTAATTAAGGGGAGTCGTAATGCCTCGAGAATGGCCCCCCGAGAATCCTAGCATCGGCTGGCAGGGTTAACAAAGCCGTTAAAGTTACTTAGTTCTTTGATCTCATTAATTATCTCTCGAGAATGCATTAGATGTTTTCATTTTGCGCTGGCGCCCACAAAGGCCTTAAAATATGCCGGGTTTTTCATTCTCCGCCGACGCTAAAAATTCGCGCGGTGAGCATCTTCAGGCGGGTAATGGCATAATTCGTATTCGCGGCGCGTCGCTGCGGCCCGTTGTAATAAGTTAGTTGTTGTAGCCTCTTACTCGGGCCGGCCAGAGTTGGCATTATTGTCTCCGAGGCAGTGAGTGTAAGAGGTCGACATGATTCATTTGAGCACCACTGAATTCAAGAATGGAGGCCGCCACTTAATGGGCTCTGTAGTCCGTGAGGGGCGGGGCGTCGGCCGCGGTGGGCGGAGCCACGGTAGCGCGGTAGCCTCTCGCCGGCGGCCTGCGGTGAGGATTTCCTGTGGGCGGGGCTTCCCGGGCCGGCATTTAGAGAGGCGAGGGTGACGTCTATGTATCAGTTTCACAGTGACAGGTGGAGAGGACGGAACATCATGATTCACGCTACCGGCATCCCGTTCTTCAACCCCTTGCTCAGTATGGGTGGAATGCCCTTCCCGTGGGCGCTCCCCACCAGCGGCTCCCCCCCCAGCTCGCCGCCCTCGTCGCCCGTCTCCAGCACCAGCGTGTGGCACCGGCCTCAGCCAGCCCGGGCGGCGTCCTTCACCATCGACGCCATCCTCGGCCGCCGCCAGCAGGAGGTCGAGAACGCCGGGAGGTCGCTGTCCCTGCGGCGGGAGGAGCGCCACCCGCGCCCGTCGCCGTACCCCGCCGTCAGCAGCGAGCAGAGCGGCGCCAACAGTGCCAGCGCCGCCAGCGCCCCCGGCTCCTCGGCCAAGGCGAAGGTGAAGCGCGTCAGGACGATCTTCACCGCCGAGCAGCTGGAGCGGCTGGAGGCGGAGTTCGCGCGCCAGCAGTACATGGTGGGGCCCGAGAGGCTGTACCTCGCCGCGGCGCTCAACCTGACGGAGGCGCAGGTGAAGGTGTGGTTCCAGAACCGCCGCATCAAGTGGCGCAAGCAGTACATGGAGCAGCAGCACGCCAAGCTGGCCGGGAACCAGGACGCCGCGCGCCACTCCGACGACGGCGCCGAAGCCGCCTCGTCCCTGGACGGACGCACGTCTCCTCTCGTGGAGATCCCCGCGTCCCCCGCGACGCCCAACAGCAGCGGCGAACTCCAGGACGACCAGCAGGAGCCTCAGCAGGAGCACCAGCCCAGCGCCCGCCCGCCCCACAGCGCGGCCGCCTACCCCTCCTACCTGGCGGCCACGTTGACGGCGGCGGCGTACGCGGAGCAGCAGCAGAGCGAGCCGGCGGACCTGACCACGGGCGCCGCCAGAGCCAAGTGAAAAGCCCCCCTCCGCCAGGGGTCGCGCCCCCGACGTTCGTTTGGACTCCGTGACACAGTGAAACGTGTGGAGCTCGCAGTGACATTGACGTTCAGTGATACCGCCTGTCGGCGCCCGACGTGAGATCCCTCGTGGCCGCCGGGGAGACGACCTCGCCCGGGGAAGCGTCCGGgtcgtcttcctccttcaccctccccagtGCTGACGACTCGACGACCCGCGCCGATAATCAGTGGACAAAGAGACCTTAACCCAACCCGGGAACCTCGAGTGCGAGTTCGCGAGACCCGGGGACCCGGAGGACGACGCTCGGCCTCCGCAGGGCAAGACTCGCTATCTCTTCTGCGCCGCCGGCCGACGACTCCGCTGCCCCTTCGTCGGCGCTGCCACGGCTGCCAACCGCGAAGCAGGAGGCAGAGGGAGTTGCCGAGTGCTGTACCGTTCCGCAGAGTCGTCGGGAAAGCCGCGGCCCATGTACTCTGACGCCGAGATACAACTCCTCTGTCTATAGTGTTGTTGCAGAGTTCCTATGAGaatctctcgtgtgtgtgtgaatgtgtgtaagattgtatatatatgtatttatgtccctttttttgttatcatattgtCTAACATATTTGACTTTA encodes:
- the LOC113808491 gene encoding ventral anterior homeobox 1b — protein: MYQFHSDRWRGRNIMIHATGIPFFNPLLSMGGMPFPWALPTSGSPPSSPPSSPVSSTSVWHRPQPARAASFTIDAILGRRQQEVENAGRSLSLRREERHPRPSPYPAVSSEQSGANSASAASAPGSSAKAKVKRVRTIFTAEQLERLEAEFARQQYMVGPERLYLAAALNLTEAQVKVWFQNRRIKWRKQYMEQQHAKLAGNQDAARHSDDGAEAASSLDGRTSPLVEIPASPATPNSSGELQDDQQEPQQEHQPSARPPHSAAAYPSYLAATLTAAAYAEQQQSEPADLTTGAARAK